One window from the genome of Gimesia aquarii encodes:
- a CDS encoding DUF4838 domain-containing protein produces the protein MKNTLLASILCCFCLQVVQTFAEDHFLVEEGQARSEIVIAPKSPRTTRLAAQELQNYIEKISGTKLPIVTEPSGKVPVSIFIGRSSHTDKRGITDLGLKYGAYRIVSGENWLVLIGDDTDFVPIEPWPRSNNDIASGKMQKAWDAITGEHWGYPHSQLYKHYTGSTGLFGTPNEQHVDKNGNVNTWGFDERGSFNGVCGFLRSLGVRWYLPGDLGEIVPKMKTIALPKIDQIVHPDFPLRTINFRFRVYGRDAAMWAMRLGVRQPYGRQAAHGLDHMTHNEQTLKKHPDWFALYGGKRDTQLGKRLNQLCYSNEQLFQETVRYVRAQFDHFDMDVVSVMPPDGYTAICQCQLCEGKDTPQRGYRGALSDYVWEFVNRVAKEVRKTHPDKKISNCAYGTYTQPPETIDKLEPNVQVIIVGGRRPTSEARDEIRKLRENWSQKTDNPIIVFENYPFTGRGFYLPAYIPHVLGESINATKGTSRGEDIWLTMNLRENAIGYNHFLIYFTARMYWGGTKQNAVEMFDEYCQLFYGPAAKEMRAFFQYCEEHWREMEKDGDKANRALKLFTIAKTKVSKGSVYGRRVQLIDNYLNGLRNKSKQLAQKRGPVPTLRLVGDPRGKIVVDGKLDDLIWQKCPTASTGQLRELQTGRQPIYGTSIKSTWVGGNLYFAIRCDEAPGEKPNITSTKNEDQAIWYGDAIEILLETESHSYYQIVVNPAGALVDLDRGTDKNNWFRWDSQAEVATHIADDHWTAEIRIPIIQDKNDPLHQVIGHKPTVSLPWFINVCRQRIRENGSEYSAFSPTGKPGFHEPLKFAHFYRGLSHQFEADSTVTDYLIASRAAEKLLRQRKITEALSAFLALAMDERLTDFQKSDTLQRAANCTRRLKNFDQAEEIANQIPLEAVAKTVRMENLLAQRKFGEIINQFSEENFHKWPFWQTGAGAFARARAFVSTKAGDKAESDLKTALELTSDSRMLTRILLTMGGNRETNLQNDATALEAYRQNFESVTRIGSADQFQSVQAAARILTRQGKFDEALKTLRRTNIEKLNGFWRHSMLLALGDTLAANDQKKQALQTYEKVLQEESISAGHRREAQKQIERLKKK, from the coding sequence ATGAAAAACACTCTGCTGGCCAGCATCCTTTGTTGTTTTTGTCTCCAGGTAGTTCAGACCTTTGCTGAAGACCACTTTCTTGTTGAGGAAGGACAAGCCCGTTCTGAAATTGTCATTGCCCCAAAATCTCCACGAACTACGCGACTCGCGGCACAGGAGCTGCAGAACTATATTGAAAAAATTTCAGGTACAAAGTTGCCCATTGTAACCGAACCGAGTGGTAAGGTTCCCGTCAGTATTTTCATTGGTCGAAGTTCGCATACTGACAAACGGGGCATCACCGATCTGGGGCTGAAGTATGGCGCATATCGTATAGTTTCTGGTGAGAACTGGCTCGTGCTAATCGGCGACGACACAGATTTTGTCCCCATCGAACCTTGGCCACGAAGCAATAATGATATTGCAAGCGGAAAAATGCAAAAGGCCTGGGATGCAATTACCGGGGAGCACTGGGGATATCCACATTCCCAATTATACAAGCATTACACAGGTTCCACTGGACTGTTCGGAACTCCGAACGAACAACACGTCGACAAGAATGGCAATGTGAATACGTGGGGTTTTGACGAACGTGGATCATTCAATGGGGTATGTGGTTTTTTGCGCAGCCTGGGTGTTCGCTGGTATCTGCCGGGTGATCTGGGGGAGATCGTTCCAAAGATGAAAACGATCGCTCTACCAAAAATTGATCAAATCGTTCATCCTGACTTTCCATTGCGAACCATTAATTTTCGTTTCAGGGTATATGGACGAGATGCAGCGATGTGGGCGATGCGACTGGGTGTACGCCAGCCTTATGGCAGACAAGCTGCGCATGGACTGGACCACATGACTCATAATGAGCAGACTTTGAAAAAACACCCTGACTGGTTTGCGCTCTATGGTGGTAAACGAGATACCCAACTCGGGAAGCGACTCAACCAACTCTGTTATTCGAACGAGCAACTATTTCAGGAAACAGTTCGCTATGTTCGCGCACAGTTTGATCATTTTGACATGGACGTGGTTTCTGTGATGCCCCCCGATGGTTACACGGCAATTTGTCAGTGCCAACTCTGTGAAGGAAAGGACACACCGCAACGAGGTTATCGTGGGGCACTTTCTGATTATGTCTGGGAATTTGTTAACCGTGTTGCGAAAGAAGTACGTAAAACACACCCCGACAAGAAAATTTCCAACTGTGCCTACGGAACTTATACTCAGCCTCCAGAAACCATTGATAAGCTGGAGCCAAATGTGCAAGTGATTATCGTAGGTGGCCGTCGTCCTACCAGCGAAGCACGGGACGAAATTCGTAAGCTGCGTGAGAACTGGAGTCAGAAGACCGACAACCCCATTATCGTTTTCGAAAACTATCCTTTTACGGGTCGTGGCTTCTATCTGCCAGCCTATATTCCACATGTTCTGGGTGAGAGCATCAACGCGACCAAGGGAACTTCGCGTGGTGAAGACATCTGGCTCACAATGAACTTACGAGAGAATGCCATTGGATATAATCACTTCTTAATTTACTTCACCGCGCGAATGTATTGGGGTGGAACAAAGCAAAACGCAGTCGAGATGTTCGATGAGTACTGTCAGCTTTTTTATGGTCCTGCCGCGAAAGAGATGCGGGCTTTTTTCCAATACTGCGAGGAACACTGGCGCGAAATGGAAAAAGACGGTGACAAAGCCAATCGCGCACTGAAATTGTTTACTATCGCCAAGACCAAAGTCAGCAAGGGCTCGGTTTACGGCCGGCGGGTACAATTGATCGACAACTACCTCAATGGACTACGCAACAAGAGTAAGCAGCTGGCACAGAAACGGGGGCCGGTTCCCACTCTGCGGCTTGTGGGTGATCCCCGGGGCAAAATCGTAGTAGATGGGAAGCTCGACGATCTCATCTGGCAGAAGTGCCCCACCGCTTCGACCGGTCAACTGCGAGAGCTGCAAACCGGTCGACAGCCTATCTATGGTACCTCGATCAAATCCACCTGGGTCGGCGGGAATCTTTATTTCGCAATCCGCTGTGATGAAGCGCCTGGTGAAAAACCGAATATTACGTCGACAAAAAATGAAGATCAGGCGATATGGTACGGTGATGCAATCGAAATTCTGCTGGAAACAGAGTCTCACAGTTATTACCAGATCGTCGTCAACCCGGCTGGTGCACTGGTCGACCTCGATCGTGGCACTGACAAGAACAACTGGTTCCGCTGGGACTCACAAGCTGAAGTTGCCACACACATCGCCGACGATCATTGGACAGCGGAAATCCGTATTCCCATCATCCAAGATAAAAATGACCCCTTGCATCAAGTAATCGGGCATAAACCAACCGTCAGTCTTCCCTGGTTCATCAATGTCTGCCGCCAACGAATCCGAGAAAATGGTTCAGAGTATTCCGCATTTTCCCCAACAGGAAAGCCGGGCTTCCATGAGCCCTTGAAGTTCGCACACTTTTATCGTGGACTGTCTCATCAATTTGAAGCTGACTCTACAGTCACTGACTACCTGATTGCGAGCCGGGCCGCAGAAAAGTTATTGCGCCAGAGAAAAATAACAGAGGCGTTGTCTGCCTTTCTCGCACTGGCAATGGATGAGCGACTCACTGACTTCCAGAAATCAGACACTCTGCAGCGTGCAGCGAATTGCACGCGAAGACTCAAAAATTTTGATCAAGCTGAAGAAATTGCAAATCAGATTCCTCTTGAGGCCGTAGCGAAAACGGTCCGGATGGAGAATCTTCTAGCCCAACGAAAATTTGGTGAAATCATTAATCAGTTTAGCGAAGAGAATTTTCACAAGTGGCCATTCTGGCAAACGGGTGCAGGTGCTTTTGCGCGTGCGAGAGCTTTTGTCAGCACGAAAGCGGGAGACAAAGCAGAATCAGATCTGAAAACCGCTCTGGAATTAACATCTGACAGTCGCATGCTGACGAGAATCCTGCTCACAATGGGTGGCAATCGTGAAACGAATTTACAGAACGATGCTACTGCACTAGAAGCCTATCGACAAAACTTCGAGTCTGTCACAAGAATTGGTTCTGCAGATCAATTTCAGTCAGTTCAGGCCGCGGCACGAATTCTGACACGACAAGGCAAATTCGATGAAGCCCTGAAAACACTACGCCGAACGAATATCGAAAAACTCAACGGATTCTGGCGTCATTCGATGCTGTTAGCGCTCGGCGATACTTTGGCAGCTAACGATCAAAAGAAACAGGCTCTGCAAACGTATGAAAAAGTGTTGCAAGAAGAATCAATTTCGGCAGGACATCGGCGTGAAGCTCAGAAGCAGATTGAGCGACTGAAAAAGAAATAG
- a CDS encoding class I SAM-dependent methyltransferase, with protein sequence MCNNCNLNIDAEQTDEFGQKLLEIVNHSSLSLMISIGHRARLFDIMSDMEHASSSEIAEQTSLNERYVREWLGAMVTGGIIQYDPALKTYFLPAEHAALLTRAAGSNNFATTMQWFSVLGSVEDKIVDCFREGGGVPYTEFSRFHEVMAEESYNSVVCGLFEHILPLVPGLEEKLKASIDVLDIGCGSGLALIEMAAAYPESRFTGYDFSQESIGRAKQTAEERGISNVSFKVQDVSQMNSANSFDLITAFDVIHDQANPTQVLSEVNAALRTGGTFLMQDIAASSNVEMNISNPLGPMFYTISTMHCMTVSLAQGGAGLGTCWGKELACQMLKEAGFNDIDVHELPHDIMNYFYIMTKT encoded by the coding sequence ATGTGTAACAATTGTAATCTAAATATTGATGCGGAACAGACGGATGAATTTGGCCAGAAGTTGCTGGAGATTGTCAACCATAGTAGCCTTTCTTTGATGATATCGATCGGCCATCGCGCTCGATTGTTTGACATCATGAGTGACATGGAACACGCCAGCAGTAGTGAAATTGCTGAGCAGACCAGCTTAAACGAACGCTATGTCAGGGAATGGCTGGGCGCGATGGTGACTGGGGGGATCATTCAATATGACCCTGCTTTGAAGACCTATTTCTTGCCCGCTGAACATGCGGCTTTGCTGACACGTGCTGCCGGATCAAATAATTTTGCCACTACGATGCAATGGTTTTCGGTACTAGGCTCGGTAGAAGACAAAATTGTCGATTGTTTTCGAGAAGGAGGGGGTGTTCCTTATACTGAATTTTCTCGTTTTCACGAAGTCATGGCAGAAGAGAGTTATAACTCAGTCGTCTGTGGATTATTTGAACATATTCTGCCTCTCGTACCAGGTTTGGAGGAAAAATTGAAAGCCAGTATTGATGTATTGGATATCGGTTGTGGAAGTGGTCTGGCGCTGATAGAGATGGCTGCCGCTTATCCCGAAAGTCGTTTTACAGGATATGATTTTTCGCAGGAGTCCATCGGACGGGCAAAACAGACTGCTGAGGAACGCGGTATCTCTAATGTATCTTTCAAGGTTCAGGATGTTTCACAAATGAACTCTGCCAATTCGTTCGATTTGATTACTGCATTCGATGTCATTCACGATCAGGCTAACCCAACTCAGGTTTTGAGTGAAGTGAATGCCGCCTTGCGAACGGGGGGAACATTCCTGATGCAGGACATAGCAGCTTCAAGCAATGTAGAAATGAATATTTCCAATCCTCTGGGACCGATGTTTTATACGATTTCAACGATGCACTGCATGACCGTTTCGCTGGCTCAGGGGGGGGCTGGTTTGGGAACCTGTTGGGGAAAAGAACTGGCATGCCAGATGCTGAAAGAGGCAGGCTTTAATGACATCGATGTACATGAGCTGCCTCATGACATCATGAATTACTTTTATATCATGACAAAAACGTAA
- a CDS encoding 2-oxoacid:ferredoxin oxidoreductase subunit beta, giving the protein MSVDVTLPVLSPKDFASDQEIRWCPRCGDYSILAQMKKVLPTLGIPKEKFVFVSGIGCSSRFPYYMDTYGMHSIHGRAPAVATGVKLANPDLQVWVITGDGDSLSIGGNHFMHVLRRNVDLKVIMFNNQIYGLTKGQYSPTSPTGTKTKSTPFGSVDRPLNPLSVAIGARATFAARSVDVDIKHLCSVLERAANHKGAAFVEVYQDCNVFNSGAFEFASKKGKKEENVIYLEHGKPLIFGKDRDKGVRLNSHGQPEVVELGKGVTADDLLFHDEKAEDMNLAFLLASMRHPEMPEPMGVFRCVDHPTYNDAVYQQVESATERSGEGDLEALFNTGDTWNV; this is encoded by the coding sequence ATGAGCGTCGATGTCACCCTGCCTGTCCTCTCGCCGAAAGACTTTGCCAGCGATCAGGAAATTCGCTGGTGTCCACGTTGCGGCGATTATTCGATTCTGGCTCAGATGAAAAAAGTACTGCCGACTCTGGGCATTCCCAAAGAGAAATTTGTATTTGTCTCGGGGATTGGGTGTTCAAGCCGTTTTCCGTATTACATGGATACGTATGGCATGCACAGTATTCATGGCCGGGCGCCAGCTGTGGCTACAGGTGTGAAACTTGCCAATCCTGATCTGCAGGTCTGGGTGATCACAGGTGATGGTGATTCCCTCTCAATTGGCGGAAATCATTTCATGCACGTGCTCAGACGCAACGTGGACCTGAAAGTGATTATGTTCAATAATCAGATTTACGGATTAACCAAAGGCCAATATTCACCGACTAGCCCTACAGGAACCAAAACCAAGAGTACTCCTTTCGGATCGGTTGATCGTCCCTTGAATCCTCTGTCTGTGGCGATTGGTGCGCGAGCGACTTTTGCTGCCCGCTCGGTTGATGTTGATATTAAGCATCTTTGTAGCGTGCTCGAGCGAGCAGCCAATCATAAAGGGGCTGCCTTTGTCGAAGTCTATCAAGACTGCAATGTCTTTAATTCAGGTGCATTTGAATTTGCTTCTAAAAAGGGCAAAAAAGAAGAGAATGTAATCTATCTCGAACATGGTAAGCCGTTAATCTTTGGGAAGGATCGCGATAAAGGAGTTCGCTTGAATAGCCATGGTCAACCAGAAGTGGTGGAATTGGGCAAAGGAGTTACGGCGGACGATCTCCTGTTCCACGATGAAAAGGCAGAGGATATGAATCTGGCGTTCCTACTGGCGAGCATGCGACATCCTGAAATGCCAGAGCCAATGGGAGTCTTCCGTTGTGTCGACCATCCCACGTACAACGATGCCGTCTATCAGCAGGTGGAATCAGCGACAGAACGAAGTGGAGAAGGCGACCTCGAAGCGTTGTTTAATACCGGTGATACCTGGAACGTTTAG
- the dcd gene encoding dCTP deaminase → MILTGKEIKARLGEDIIIEPYHEKYLNPNSYNLCLHDELMVYEEIVLDMARPNRLGKYVIPEEGMVLYPGQLYLGRTVERTETHNLVPLLEGRSSIGRLGISVHATAGVGDIGFCGYWTLEITVAQPVRIYAGVAICQIIYNTVVGEIVEYNSDKYQNNKGIQPSLLFKELDPAETRQMRLSFGEDETNQ, encoded by the coding sequence ATGATTCTTACTGGTAAAGAAATCAAAGCACGCTTGGGAGAAGATATTATCATTGAACCCTATCATGAGAAATATCTGAACCCCAACAGCTATAACCTCTGCCTGCATGACGAGTTAATGGTCTATGAAGAAATCGTGCTGGATATGGCGCGACCAAATCGCCTGGGAAAATATGTCATTCCCGAAGAAGGGATGGTGCTTTATCCCGGTCAACTCTATCTTGGACGCACCGTCGAACGAACGGAAACACATAATCTTGTCCCTCTACTAGAGGGACGTTCCTCTATTGGACGACTGGGAATTTCTGTACATGCAACTGCCGGGGTTGGCGATATCGGGTTTTGTGGTTACTGGACCCTGGAAATTACCGTAGCGCAACCGGTACGCATTTATGCAGGGGTCGCAATCTGCCAGATCATCTACAATACTGTCGTCGGTGAGATCGTCGAATACAACAGTGATAAATATCAGAATAACAAAGGCATTCAGCCCAGTCTGCTGTTTAAGGAACTGGACCCTGCTGAAACGCGACAGATGCGACTTTCCTTCGGCGAAGACGAAACTAATCAATAG
- a CDS encoding 2-oxoacid:acceptor oxidoreductase subunit alpha, with protein sequence MATTDVPGSNGKISEQLDAVVIRFCGDSGDGMQLAGTQFTNVSAVFGNDVSTLPDFPAEIRAPAGTLGGVSGFQICFSSSDIFTPGDEVDTLIAMNPAALKTNVADLRRGGTLIVNEDAFEKSNLSKAGYEGNPLEDDVSLAAYQVQRVPMTSLTRDAVADLGLSPREAERCKNFFAMGLVYWLYQRDATPTEEWVKSKFAKKPELVEANLKALQAGYNYGITTEAITVHYRVDPAELPPGKYRKVTGNEALAFGFVTAAKLSGKQLFYGGYPITPASDILHELSKLKNFNVVTFQAEDEIAAITSVVGAAYAGDLAITASSGPGIALKGEGMGLAAITELPLVVIDVQRGGPSTGLPTKTEQSDLYMCMYGRNGDCPLPLVAPASPADCFEMAQEAMRIAVEFMTPVILLSDGYIANGAEPWQIPDVSQLKPFNVSNENTQDGDEFMPYLRNEKKTRPWVLPGTPGCEHRVGGLEKSDVTGNVDYSPENHQFMTTLRANKIAGIADYIPEQTVEGPESGDLLVISWGGTYGAVRTAVKQSVQEGLSVAHAHIRYLNPFPKNLGDVIKRYKKVLIPELNTGQLRMIIRGTYLADAVGLNKVQGKPFLISEVKHKIKELINEEN encoded by the coding sequence ATGGCGACCACAGACGTGCCCGGTTCAAATGGCAAAATCAGTGAACAACTCGATGCTGTTGTTATCCGATTTTGCGGAGACAGTGGTGATGGAATGCAGTTGGCAGGCACACAATTTACAAACGTGTCAGCTGTCTTTGGGAATGATGTCAGTACTTTGCCTGACTTTCCCGCTGAAATTCGCGCACCCGCCGGGACCTTGGGCGGTGTAAGTGGATTCCAGATCTGTTTCTCCAGTTCTGATATTTTTACGCCCGGTGATGAAGTCGATACTTTGATCGCGATGAATCCCGCAGCTTTGAAGACGAATGTGGCTGACTTAAGACGGGGCGGTACGCTGATCGTCAATGAAGACGCATTTGAAAAGAGTAATCTTTCCAAAGCAGGCTATGAAGGCAATCCACTGGAAGATGATGTTTCACTGGCCGCTTATCAGGTTCAGAGAGTTCCAATGACCAGCCTCACGCGCGATGCTGTGGCAGACTTAGGGCTTTCACCTCGTGAAGCGGAACGCTGCAAAAACTTTTTCGCGATGGGGCTTGTCTACTGGCTCTATCAACGCGATGCAACACCAACTGAAGAGTGGGTGAAATCCAAGTTCGCCAAGAAACCTGAGCTGGTGGAAGCAAACCTGAAAGCCTTACAGGCTGGTTATAATTATGGCATCACGACTGAAGCGATCACTGTACATTATCGAGTTGATCCAGCGGAACTTCCTCCCGGCAAGTATCGAAAGGTCACAGGCAACGAAGCACTGGCGTTTGGCTTTGTGACAGCCGCGAAACTCTCTGGCAAACAATTGTTCTACGGCGGTTATCCGATTACCCCCGCCAGCGATATTTTGCATGAACTTTCCAAACTGAAGAATTTCAACGTCGTTACATTCCAGGCTGAAGACGAAATTGCGGCGATCACAAGTGTGGTTGGTGCTGCCTACGCAGGAGACCTGGCGATTACCGCCAGTAGTGGTCCCGGAATTGCCCTCAAGGGGGAAGGGATGGGATTGGCTGCAATTACCGAACTGCCTCTGGTTGTGATTGACGTACAGCGCGGCGGTCCCAGTACAGGACTACCAACAAAAACAGAACAGTCTGATTTATATATGTGTATGTATGGCCGTAACGGAGATTGCCCGCTTCCTTTGGTGGCACCCGCTTCACCGGCTGATTGTTTTGAGATGGCACAGGAAGCGATGCGAATTGCCGTGGAGTTTATGACTCCCGTTATTCTGCTCAGCGATGGTTATATCGCTAACGGAGCAGAGCCGTGGCAGATTCCCGATGTTTCTCAACTGAAGCCATTCAATGTTTCAAACGAGAATACCCAGGATGGCGATGAATTTATGCCTTACCTGAGGAATGAAAAGAAAACGCGTCCCTGGGTTCTTCCGGGAACTCCCGGTTGTGAACACCGTGTCGGTGGACTGGAAAAATCAGATGTCACCGGAAACGTGGACTATTCTCCAGAGAACCATCAGTTTATGACCACTCTTCGTGCCAATAAAATTGCCGGTATCGCGGACTACATTCCCGAACAGACTGTGGAAGGACCCGAATCAGGAGATTTGCTGGTGATTAGCTGGGGTGGGACGTATGGTGCGGTTCGAACTGCGGTGAAGCAGTCTGTTCAGGAAGGTTTGTCAGTAGCACATGCCCATATTCGCTACCTGAATCCCTTCCCTAAAAACCTGGGTGATGTCATCAAGCGATATAAGAAGGTCTTGATTCCTGAATTAAACACGGGACAATTGAGAATGATCATTCGAGGTACTTATTTGGCTGACGCTGTTGGTTTGAATAAGGTCCAGGGAAAGCCGTTCTTGATCAGTGAAGTCAAACACAAAATTAAAGAACTGATTAACGAAGAAAACTAG
- a CDS encoding sulfatase family protein codes for MDQRDIRVLFFVFLCLIIAGSVTAEVAEAQQSRPNILFCIADDASFPHMGAYGCSWVKTPGFDRVAREGLLFTNAYTPNAKCAPSRACILTGRNSWQLKQAGNHMAFFPPEFKTYVEALTDTGYFVGRTAKGWAPGVAVDATGKRRNPAGPAYNRSKAKPPAKGISAIDYAANFEQFLEDCPKEKSWCFWYGGLEPHRRYEYGSGVSKAGKKLTDIDRVPAYWPDTEVIRNDMLDYAYEIEHFDRHLVRMLEVLEQQNQLENTIVVVTADNGMPFPRVKGQEYERSNHLPLAIMWKKGINGKNRTVDDYVSFIDFAPTFIEAAGLQWEQTGMQPTAGRSLSDIFHSNQSGVINPRRDHVLIGKERHDIGRPFDQGYPIRGIVKGGMLYLKNDEPGRWPAGNPETGYLNCDGSPTKTAILNLRRTGKQESFWTWAFGRRKAEELYSIQDDPECLQNLAALPKFQDIKNALKQQLQEELIAQKDPRALGKGAVFEGYQYSDARTRNFYQRFMKGEKVKAGWVNETDFEAGPLD; via the coding sequence ATGGATCAGCGTGATATTCGTGTACTTTTTTTTGTATTTTTATGCTTAATTATTGCGGGAAGCGTTACTGCTGAAGTGGCTGAAGCACAGCAGAGCCGTCCCAATATTCTGTTTTGTATTGCCGATGATGCCTCGTTTCCTCACATGGGAGCCTATGGTTGTTCGTGGGTGAAGACACCAGGATTTGACCGCGTGGCGCGGGAAGGTTTGTTGTTTACGAATGCGTATACGCCCAATGCCAAGTGTGCTCCCTCACGTGCTTGCATTCTAACGGGCAGGAATTCGTGGCAATTGAAACAGGCTGGGAATCATATGGCCTTTTTTCCGCCAGAATTCAAAACGTACGTCGAAGCGTTAACTGATACAGGATATTTTGTAGGCAGGACGGCGAAAGGCTGGGCGCCGGGGGTCGCCGTCGATGCCACAGGCAAACGTCGCAATCCTGCGGGACCCGCTTATAATCGTTCAAAGGCTAAGCCGCCAGCGAAAGGGATTTCGGCCATTGATTATGCCGCGAACTTCGAACAGTTTCTTGAAGATTGTCCCAAAGAAAAATCGTGGTGTTTCTGGTACGGCGGGCTGGAACCACATCGACGATATGAATATGGCTCCGGTGTCAGCAAGGCGGGTAAAAAATTAACAGACATCGACCGGGTTCCCGCATATTGGCCCGACACGGAAGTGATTCGAAATGACATGCTCGACTATGCCTATGAAATTGAACACTTTGACCGGCACCTTGTGCGTATGTTGGAAGTGTTGGAGCAACAGAATCAATTAGAGAATACAATTGTGGTGGTCACTGCAGATAACGGAATGCCGTTTCCCCGTGTGAAAGGACAGGAGTACGAACGTTCGAATCATTTGCCATTAGCGATCATGTGGAAAAAAGGAATCAATGGTAAAAATCGGACGGTTGACGACTATGTGAGTTTCATTGACTTTGCCCCTACTTTTATTGAGGCAGCAGGGTTACAGTGGGAACAGACGGGAATGCAACCTACGGCAGGTCGATCTCTTTCGGATATTTTTCATTCAAATCAATCGGGAGTGATTAACCCCAGGCGTGACCACGTATTGATTGGTAAAGAGCGGCACGATATCGGTAGGCCCTTTGATCAAGGGTATCCGATTCGTGGTATTGTGAAGGGAGGCATGCTCTATCTCAAGAATGATGAACCTGGACGTTGGCCCGCCGGTAATCCGGAAACGGGATACCTCAACTGTGACGGGAGTCCGACGAAGACTGCGATTTTAAACCTACGCAGAACAGGGAAACAGGAATCGTTCTGGACGTGGGCCTTTGGCAGACGAAAAGCAGAAGAACTCTATTCCATTCAGGATGACCCGGAGTGTTTGCAGAATCTAGCTGCTTTGCCAAAATTCCAGGATATCAAAAATGCCTTGAAGCAACAGTTGCAGGAAGAGTTGATCGCGCAAAAGGATCCTCGTGCTTTGGGGAAAGGGGCTGTATTCGAAGGTTATCAATATTCGGATGCGCGTACCCGTAACTTTTATCAACGGTTTATGAAAGGTGAAAAAGTCAAAGCGGGTTGGGTCAACGAAACTGATTTTGAGGCTGGGCCCCTTGATTGA
- the nth gene encoding endonuclease III, translated as MAKKQSKPAKTSNYDASLDDKKKHARKIVRGLARLFPDPECALTHDSPFQLLVATILSAQCTDERVNATTPTLFKKYPTAEKLAASKQADVEKIVHPLGFFRAKATNIRKMAQTLSEQYAGEVPQTLKELVALPGVGRKTANVVLGTAFGIPSGVVVDTHVKRITNIFGFTTSKNPDIIERDLIEVLPKKEWITFSHRVILHGRATCIARRPQCTECSLLKICPRIGLKPL; from the coding sequence ATGGCGAAAAAACAATCAAAGCCCGCAAAGACTTCCAATTATGACGCCTCGCTTGATGACAAAAAGAAACATGCCCGCAAAATTGTACGCGGACTTGCCCGTCTGTTTCCCGATCCGGAGTGTGCATTAACACACGATTCACCATTCCAGTTACTGGTCGCCACCATATTGTCTGCTCAATGCACGGACGAGCGTGTCAATGCAACAACGCCAACGCTGTTCAAGAAATATCCAACCGCTGAGAAACTGGCAGCCAGCAAGCAGGCTGATGTAGAAAAGATTGTGCATCCGCTCGGTTTCTTTCGTGCCAAGGCAACGAATATCCGCAAGATGGCACAAACCTTATCCGAACAATATGCTGGGGAAGTTCCTCAAACACTGAAAGAGCTGGTGGCACTGCCCGGCGTGGGCAGAAAAACAGCGAATGTCGTGCTAGGAACGGCGTTTGGAATTCCCAGCGGGGTGGTCGTCGACACACACGTCAAACGCATCACGAACATCTTTGGTTTTACCACAAGCAAAAATCCGGACATTATCGAACGCGATTTAATCGAAGTCCTGCCCAAAAAAGAATGGATCACATTTTCACATCGCGTGATTCTGCATGGCCGCGCCACATGCATTGCCCGCCGTCCCCAGTGCACAGAATGCAGTCTCTTAAAAATTTGCCCTCGCATCGGACTGAAACCCCTATAA
- a CDS encoding LON peptidase substrate-binding domain-containing protein gives MSSHSDLTEQHLKDFSGVAPILKLEDHVLLPHSLLQIRVTSVADCQLITAALAENTLVAVLFKTSHLDPGEDRHRNANMDSVCLASIVTSYELESGGYSILLCGVCRAHAVMLKESDQLYGMATLELKRDYYASQPMIHREHRHLELLNFYSRIFSPHVSDPIHYNVLHQEISLGHLCDTLASTSSLEPTLCQLILEEYDVDLRSDLLLKFLKSKQHDLRSKPSPYAQPIEFSQN, from the coding sequence ATGTCTTCTCACAGTGATCTGACAGAACAGCATCTTAAGGACTTTTCCGGAGTCGCTCCGATTTTGAAATTGGAAGATCATGTTCTTCTGCCTCATTCTCTGTTACAGATACGAGTGACCTCTGTCGCTGATTGCCAGTTAATTACTGCTGCCTTAGCTGAGAACACTTTAGTGGCTGTGTTATTCAAAACATCTCATCTGGACCCTGGTGAGGATCGCCATCGCAATGCGAACATGGACTCTGTTTGCCTGGCATCGATTGTGACTTCTTATGAACTGGAATCAGGGGGATATTCGATACTGTTGTGCGGTGTCTGTCGCGCGCATGCTGTTATGTTGAAAGAATCAGATCAACTATATGGCATGGCGACACTCGAATTGAAACGCGATTATTACGCGAGCCAACCTATGATTCATCGTGAACATCGTCATCTCGAATTATTAAACTTCTATTCCAGAATTTTCTCTCCACATGTTTCTGATCCGATTCATTACAATGTGCTACATCAGGAAATATCTTTAGGTCATCTTTGTGATACTCTGGCGAGCACAAGCAGCCTGGAACCAACTTTATGTCAGTTGATTTTAGAAGAGTACGATGTTGATCTTCGTAGCGATCTCTTATTGAAGTTTCTCAAAAGCAAACAGCATGATCTTCGCAGTAAGCCTTCTCCATACGCTCAGCCAATCGAGTTCAGCCAGAACTAG